From Leptospira sp. WS58.C1, one genomic window encodes:
- a CDS encoding caspase family protein has translation MKDRVTIFLIGVEEYINLPSLQGPKKDVDKLYKLLVENEETKLYPDSKVKRIINPNSSELRSHLSQYAFGRTADNDILVLYFSGHGVPLGNNDYGLCLKETNIIEEKSTAIPLDLLRFSDIVETLSLVAVDPVFILDSCYSGQAGDQINRSLTELKKNIQREVASSYALLCSSRKYETTPDGKHGGPFCELLVSVASAVGNNAKLKRKEELSLKDLFAEIRKEAERWTDIKPLLFIGDTLPDFSIVRNAFFQPREETMQKSHRDVLLSLWNEGNPTSKSVDELFLLGRSVYTTYSKLSYKPAWALIEKPGKGLPIKLTERGISFMKGDIKIPLAIRRKPESEIWEPIDNIEEINLTALLQL, from the coding sequence ATGAAAGATAGAGTTACTATATTTTTAATTGGAGTCGAGGAGTATATCAATTTGCCATCGCTTCAAGGACCCAAGAAAGATGTTGATAAGCTTTACAAACTTTTGGTTGAAAATGAAGAAACGAAACTATATCCGGATAGTAAAGTAAAAAGAATAATTAATCCAAATTCAAGTGAATTAAGGAGTCATTTATCACAATATGCATTTGGCCGCACTGCTGATAATGACATACTTGTGTTGTATTTCTCAGGTCATGGGGTTCCTCTCGGCAATAATGATTATGGTCTTTGTTTAAAGGAGACAAACATTATCGAGGAAAAGTCGACAGCGATTCCTTTAGATTTACTGAGATTCAGCGATATAGTGGAAACATTGTCGCTCGTTGCTGTGGATCCAGTCTTTATTTTAGATTCGTGTTATAGTGGTCAAGCTGGGGATCAAATTAATAGGTCTTTAACTGAGCTAAAAAAGAATATCCAGAGAGAAGTCGCTAGTTCCTATGCATTATTGTGTTCGTCGAGAAAGTATGAGACAACGCCTGATGGCAAACATGGTGGACCTTTTTGTGAACTTTTGGTTTCTGTTGCAAGTGCAGTCGGGAATAATGCGAAACTTAAGAGGAAAGAAGAATTATCATTGAAGGATCTTTTTGCAGAAATCCGCAAAGAGGCTGAAAGATGGACAGATATTAAACCATTACTATTTATAGGTGATACGTTGCCGGATTTTAGTATTGTTCGTAATGCTTTCTTTCAACCGCGAGAAGAAACGATGCAAAAAAGTCACCGGGATGTTTTGCTTTCTCTATGGAATGAAGGAAATCCAACTTCGAAATCTGTTGATGAACTGTTTTTACTTGGACGTTCTGTTTATACAACTTATTCAAAATTAAGTTATAAGCCGGCTTGGGCTTTAATAGAAAAACCTGGTAAAGGTTTACCAATTAAACTTACAGAAAGGGGAATTTCATTTATGAAAGGAGATATAAAGATTCCATTAGCTATTCGAAGAAAGCCAGAAAGTGAAATTTGGGAACCTATTGATAATATAGAAGAAATAAATTTAACGGCATTACTGCAATTATAA
- a CDS encoding XRE family transcriptional regulator, giving the protein MTSKKTEKLIGKKVQTVLEDHGESQKEAAPGLNISPAGLNNIIQGRVESLSQAFLTTFKERYKVNLDWLLDDSKPIKPVQYSSADEGQVFQMDEDKTLFSKIKSTKGLKEIVKTLLQISPDQRKIIADVASEFAKKK; this is encoded by the coding sequence ATGACTTCAAAGAAAACTGAAAAACTAATCGGAAAGAAGGTGCAAACAGTTTTAGAAGATCATGGCGAAAGTCAAAAAGAGGCTGCTCCCGGGCTAAATATCTCTCCCGCTGGGTTGAACAATATTATCCAAGGTAGGGTGGAATCGCTTTCTCAAGCGTTTCTCACTACTTTTAAGGAAAGATACAAGGTAAACCTCGATTGGCTTTTAGATGATTCCAAACCTATCAAACCTGTTCAGTATTCTTCCGCCGATGAAGGACAGGTTTTTCAGATGGATGAGGATAAAACTCTATTTAGTAAGATCAAAAGTACGAAAGGCTTAAAGGAAATCGTAAAAACGCTTTTGCAAATTTCTCCTGACCAGCGGAAGATCATCGCTGATGTAGCCTCTGAATTTGCCAAAAAGAAGTAA
- a CDS encoding helix-turn-helix domain-containing protein: MASPYPKSRKRSIQRRSIAPEEANADVLLLACVLPEWKVSEKEKKYFCEALRNARKEAGLTQAEVAEKLKRSPSHVSKIELGFRRLFIDEFLVLYRLYDKPTIYFYASFIRSDLVEQSEKARVKSAKQF, from the coding sequence ATGGCATCTCCTTATCCGAAAAGCAGAAAAAGATCTATTCAAAGGCGTTCCATTGCGCCAGAAGAGGCAAATGCAGATGTCCTCCTACTTGCATGTGTTCTTCCAGAATGGAAAGTCTCGGAAAAGGAAAAGAAATACTTCTGCGAAGCATTAAGGAATGCCAGAAAGGAAGCGGGACTTACTCAAGCCGAAGTAGCAGAAAAATTAAAAAGAAGTCCAAGTCATGTTTCAAAAATAGAATTAGGATTCAGGCGTTTGTTTATAGATGAGTTCTTAGTCTTATATCGGCTCTATGATAAACCTACTATTTATTTTTATGCGTCTTTTATAAGAAGTGATCTTGTAGAGCAAAGTGAGAAGGCCCGAGTAAAATCTGCGAAGCAGTTTTAA
- a CDS encoding helicase HerA domain-containing protein: MNKRKKQSHGPQIGTVIGNTSPQEYSFLLKSFSAKLGDIVVLEMEIPSEKQTTEAYPRESILVWGRIVELERFNPFLPTESAKELSEEGIDLLDTVLSYSQDQIQGQVLVLGSTPVDNLTDLVPLNYPIEPGSIVELPPASKIKQILNGKEASARMKIGSLIGRRDVNVELLTNVLVSRHMAILAMTGGGKTVASRQVISELLKINYPLLILDPHGDYLGFWDKRDKFPDAEIKLYFPDIKVNEQNRDIVSYLISRMTRGYSEAQLEKYEDVLESVKINEKDNEKGIPIADFINRVIRVVESRMNENGDNNKMQNRTLSVVKRNLKNVLHHMEAMNTSNMQLRKRLSEYPFEAMPDPQSEPEQFIRPGRASILYLGGYDHLTQSTIVSIILKSLFDVRASMSNKIPPFFCIVEEAHNFIPSKGEGQAETPSVEIIRKIITEGRKFGCGLLLVSQRPSRLDETTLSQCNTFLIFRLVNPKDQTFIKSVMENLTSSDAKLIPGFGPGQGIISGQSVRFPLVIKVDFDEDLKPKTIGDEDFVELVKKWDSSPGAEKIRRSEIIEKGLDDLP; this comes from the coding sequence ATGAATAAACGAAAAAAGCAAAGTCATGGACCTCAAATTGGAACAGTTATTGGAAATACTTCTCCGCAAGAATATTCATTTTTGTTAAAAAGTTTCTCAGCAAAGTTAGGGGATATTGTAGTCCTAGAGATGGAAATACCGTCGGAGAAACAAACAACGGAAGCTTATCCAAGGGAATCAATATTAGTATGGGGGCGCATTGTTGAACTAGAGAGATTTAATCCGTTTCTTCCGACAGAATCCGCAAAAGAACTGTCGGAGGAAGGGATCGATTTACTGGATACTGTTCTTTCCTATTCACAGGACCAAATACAAGGTCAAGTATTGGTTCTTGGCTCGACGCCAGTTGATAATTTGACGGATCTTGTTCCTTTAAATTATCCAATTGAGCCAGGCAGTATTGTCGAACTCCCTCCTGCATCTAAAATTAAGCAAATACTTAATGGTAAGGAAGCATCTGCTAGAATGAAAATTGGCTCTTTGATAGGGAGAAGAGATGTAAATGTCGAGTTGCTTACAAATGTTCTTGTTAGTAGGCATATGGCGATTTTGGCTATGACCGGGGGCGGAAAAACTGTCGCCTCAAGACAGGTTATAAGCGAACTACTGAAAATAAATTACCCTTTATTAATATTAGACCCGCATGGAGATTATCTCGGTTTTTGGGACAAAAGAGATAAATTTCCTGATGCAGAAATTAAGTTGTATTTCCCTGACATTAAAGTAAATGAACAAAATAGAGATATAGTTAGTTATTTGATAAGTAGGATGACTCGCGGTTATTCTGAAGCACAGCTAGAAAAATATGAAGATGTTTTAGAAAGTGTAAAAATAAACGAAAAGGACAATGAGAAAGGCATTCCAATCGCTGATTTTATTAATAGAGTAATTAGAGTAGTTGAATCTCGCATGAACGAAAATGGAGATAATAACAAGATGCAGAACCGTACTCTATCAGTTGTTAAAAGAAATTTAAAGAACGTACTTCATCATATGGAGGCCATGAATACGTCTAACATGCAGTTGCGAAAAAGACTTAGTGAATACCCGTTTGAGGCAATGCCGGATCCTCAGAGTGAGCCAGAACAATTCATAAGACCAGGTCGAGCAAGCATTCTATATCTTGGTGGATATGATCACCTTACACAATCGACAATTGTTTCAATTATTCTCAAGTCTCTTTTCGATGTTAGAGCTTCAATGAGCAATAAGATTCCTCCTTTCTTCTGTATTGTTGAAGAAGCCCATAATTTTATTCCATCAAAAGGAGAAGGGCAGGCTGAGACGCCATCAGTCGAAATAATTCGAAAAATCATCACAGAGGGACGAAAATTTGGATGCGGTTTACTACTTGTTAGTCAGCGCCCAAGTAGGTTAGATGAGACAACATTATCACAATGTAATACATTTTTAATATTTAGGTTAGTGAATCCTAAGGATCAAACCTTTATAAAAAGCGTGATGGAAAATCTAACTTCTTCAGATGCTAAGTTGATCCCAGGATTTGGCCCGGGGCAAGGAATTATTAGCGGGCAGTCTGTTAGATTCCCTCTCGTAATTAAAGTAGATTTCGATGAAGACCTTAAACCTAAAACGATAGGTGATGAAGATTTTGTTGAATTGGTCAAGAAATGGGACAGTTCCCCTGGAGCAGAAAAGATCAGACGGAGTGAAATTATTGAAAAAGGATTGGACGATCTTCCTTAA
- a CDS encoding DNA double-strand break repair nuclease NurA gives MENKNIICLDWNKILSNANYRKIIDKGGLPLGKKLGFISTDCEFTLFIKDSKGKIVETETESIQQASGIFFIKGKEILSSLLELHTIGFLYLFIVGSTNKVRVNIHWDHPGQSKFSKIEAEVPTFRAISFGLPPIETELIDSQEIIGLLSEIFKEESPDLYKPFSDTFLKSPHVLTNLFGQVLSISSRDQIDFISNLRYIADELRNLLIEANLLKKSKKDHRSTWDQFFQNEIAYLDGGMSRVSGLPSVEPNAVRVGVYSVKPGVRELSDRESWYNQSFVVSDVMTERYRDNDPYSKEPDDRRVREAARYILELLMAFYYPKIRINTKYLFIHGPLVNSFQMYDEGEPHFIPGVSPDILSKFGINKSNIQNRVDDIPKEQLWNQAIAVYTFLCLSIFECDSKIIGVVERTGSSRFTQTILAKLRKEEYLTDRTYRKFISKIERFRMQDEYLFGCILDEGEWIEPTEFSKNKDSRARSHWNSVVDQIPSPWTTMIKTSRFKFPFRVEMNVAAKRDIEDIAKLLYHTSLLLPNYAFPVGLDIVDKYVKIPDWLSKGISTSLSSQLLMKAMRTGNPRLIEQTRQRLSRNPRDFFFRPTSQ, from the coding sequence ATGGAAAATAAAAACATTATTTGTTTAGATTGGAATAAGATCCTAAGTAATGCTAATTATCGTAAGATAATAGATAAAGGGGGCCTACCCTTAGGAAAGAAACTTGGATTTATCTCAACTGACTGCGAGTTTACTCTTTTTATCAAAGATAGCAAAGGTAAAATCGTCGAAACTGAAACCGAATCTATTCAACAAGCATCCGGAATATTTTTTATAAAAGGAAAAGAAATACTATCATCTCTCCTGGAATTACATACTATCGGATTTTTATATTTATTTATTGTCGGTTCAACGAATAAAGTCAGAGTAAATATCCATTGGGATCATCCCGGGCAAAGTAAATTTTCTAAAATAGAGGCTGAGGTCCCAACTTTTAGAGCTATCTCGTTCGGCCTCCCTCCAATTGAAACCGAATTAATCGATTCTCAAGAAATTATTGGTTTGTTGTCGGAGATATTTAAAGAAGAATCTCCAGACTTATATAAGCCATTTTCTGATACTTTCTTAAAGTCTCCGCATGTGCTAACTAATTTGTTTGGTCAAGTTTTATCTATTAGTAGTCGGGACCAAATTGACTTCATTTCAAACTTACGCTATATAGCTGATGAGCTAAGAAATTTACTTATTGAGGCTAATTTACTAAAAAAATCCAAAAAAGACCATAGGTCGACTTGGGATCAATTTTTTCAAAATGAAATTGCCTACTTAGATGGCGGGATGTCTCGGGTAAGCGGTCTTCCCTCAGTAGAACCAAATGCAGTAAGAGTTGGAGTATATTCCGTAAAACCAGGAGTTCGCGAACTTTCGGATCGAGAATCGTGGTACAACCAATCTTTTGTGGTTAGTGATGTCATGACGGAAAGATATAGGGACAATGACCCTTATAGTAAAGAGCCCGATGATAGAAGAGTCCGTGAAGCTGCTCGATACATATTAGAGTTGCTTATGGCTTTCTATTATCCAAAAATCCGTATCAATACAAAGTATTTATTCATTCATGGCCCCTTAGTTAATAGTTTTCAAATGTACGATGAAGGGGAACCACATTTTATTCCGGGTGTAAGTCCGGATATTTTAAGTAAATTCGGCATTAATAAATCGAATATACAAAATAGAGTCGATGATATTCCTAAAGAACAACTTTGGAACCAAGCAATTGCGGTCTATACATTTCTATGTTTGTCAATATTCGAATGTGATTCGAAAATTATAGGTGTAGTGGAAAGAACAGGGTCTTCCAGATTTACTCAAACCATATTAGCTAAATTAAGAAAAGAAGAATATTTAACTGATCGAACATATCGGAAATTTATTTCCAAAATTGAACGTTTCAGAATGCAAGATGAATATCTGTTCGGATGTATTTTAGATGAAGGAGAGTGGATCGAACCGACGGAATTTAGTAAGAATAAAGATAGTAGAGCAAGAAGTCATTGGAATTCAGTAGTCGATCAAATCCCGTCTCCATGGACGACAATGATCAAGACTTCCAGATTTAAGTTTCCTTTTCGTGTTGAAATGAACGTGGCTGCAAAACGTGACATCGAGGATATTGCAAAGCTACTTTATCATACCTCGCTGTTGCTTCCGAATTATGCGTTTCCAGTCGGGTTAGATATAGTTGATAAATATGTGAAAATACCAGATTGGCTTTCTAAAGGAATATCCACTTCGTTAAGTTCTCAGTTGTTGATGAAAGCAATGCGTACGGGAAATCCAAGATTAATTGAACAAACCAGACAGCGACTTTCACGGAATCCGCGGGATTTTTTCTTTAGACCAACTTCTCAATAA
- a CDS encoding DNA cytosine methyltransferase: protein MKRIAIDVFGGCGGLSQGIKNAGFEVIASIEKLESARKVYKINHPEVLLFEDIRKIKGVDILRSLKIKKGDLDLLAGCPPCQGFSSMRTKNRKNPVEDERNDLILDFLRLAKDFEPKTILIENVPGLLLDPRLEKVKKELKRLGYYICDGVLNASHFGVPQRRRRMILMASKFAPIALPEPKQINIVTVRKAIGKLKPPKLSKNPLHNLYAQISPEVMKKIKKIPKDGGSRSHLALTDQLPCHAKLIKKNVTGFNDVYGRLSWDKESSTITRFSTNPSKGRFLHPVQDRGLTIYEAAILQSFPKSYKFPIELGIMKLASMIGEALPPLFAKAQARHLHQHLIKHNGK from the coding sequence ATGAAGCGTATAGCTATTGATGTGTTTGGGGGATGCGGCGGCTTAAGCCAGGGGATTAAGAATGCTGGTTTTGAGGTTATTGCATCGATTGAAAAACTAGAATCTGCTAGAAAAGTTTACAAAATAAATCACCCTGAAGTGCTACTTTTTGAAGATATTCGAAAGATAAAGGGTGTTGATATATTAAGATCACTTAAAATTAAGAAAGGCGATTTAGACCTTCTTGCTGGCTGTCCTCCATGCCAAGGTTTTTCTTCAATGAGAACGAAGAATAGGAAAAACCCAGTAGAAGATGAAAGGAATGACTTAATTTTAGATTTCTTACGTTTGGCTAAGGATTTTGAACCAAAAACAATTTTAATTGAAAATGTTCCAGGCTTGTTGCTTGACCCACGTCTTGAAAAGGTTAAAAAAGAATTAAAAAGATTAGGCTATTATATATGCGACGGAGTCTTGAATGCCTCGCATTTTGGAGTACCTCAACGTCGTCGCCGAATGATTTTAATGGCCTCTAAGTTTGCTCCAATTGCACTTCCAGAACCCAAGCAAATAAACATAGTTACTGTTCGTAAAGCAATTGGTAAATTAAAGCCTCCAAAGTTATCAAAAAATCCGCTTCATAACTTATACGCGCAAATTTCACCAGAAGTAATGAAGAAAATCAAAAAAATTCCAAAGGACGGAGGTAGCCGAAGCCACTTAGCCTTAACTGACCAATTACCTTGTCATGCAAAATTGATTAAAAAAAATGTAACAGGCTTTAATGATGTGTATGGGAGATTGTCTTGGGACAAAGAAAGTTCAACCATAACTAGGTTTAGCACAAATCCTTCAAAGGGTAGATTTCTGCATCCGGTGCAAGATCGAGGATTAACTATTTATGAAGCTGCAATTTTACAAAGTTTCCCAAAGAGTTATAAATTTCCAATCGAACTTGGAATCATGAAACTTGCCTCAATGATCGGCGAGGCTTTACCTCCTCTCTTTGCAAAAGCTCAAGCTAGGCATTTACACCAGCATCTGATTAAACACAATGGAAAATAA
- a CDS encoding very short patch repair endonuclease: MADIFDNETRSRVMSKIRGKGNKTTELGLIVLLKKNRLKGWRRNSKLPGRPDIIFPKQKVAIFADGCFWHGHNCRNVIPKSNIIFWTRKLSQNKARDLRQSRKLRMRGWSVFRIWECKIKKGQLPSKLILKLKILK; the protein is encoded by the coding sequence ATGGCTGACATTTTTGACAATGAAACTCGATCTAGAGTTATGTCGAAGATCAGGGGAAAAGGAAATAAGACAACTGAGTTAGGCTTAATTGTACTTCTAAAGAAGAATCGGTTAAAAGGTTGGAGGCGTAATTCAAAACTTCCAGGTAGGCCAGATATTATTTTCCCTAAACAAAAAGTTGCGATTTTTGCTGACGGATGTTTTTGGCATGGTCACAATTGTAGGAACGTTATTCCAAAATCGAATATTATATTCTGGACACGAAAACTTTCGCAGAATAAAGCTAGAGATTTAAGGCAATCGAGAAAGCTTAGAATGAGAGGTTGGTCTGTTTTTCGAATTTGGGAATGTAAAATAAAGAAGGGCCAACTCCCTTCTAAATTAATACTTAAATTAAAAATCTTAAAGTAA
- a CDS encoding Kiwa anti-phage protein KwaB-like domain-containing protein, whose translation MTKAITQFYCSIILDGQLTYRHVSLDQNLQSELGLIFEKQINEFMNYDEEFLYDGRYKVDANEVLYIDDFTLPQEISDVMGGQIKIDDLTANDLELGKVKSLFGIKLISSKESVIGFQGLTGNNVISRDRLNILLSGRTFQKINTPGITLNDFVSAVYKKGRFYFKSFVVAKRFIDLDSYLKEASDEEIKDFLKTSPINLEDPTHFEEIKDEWIRKKIYLIHTSNIFDAVPIKDMKKRAKQINLVLKTNLVGGKEKIEFPSDKKSLKDLLRFLDDDILDSLLTGKIYVANSKRVFK comes from the coding sequence ATGACAAAGGCCATAACACAGTTTTATTGTTCTATTATTTTAGATGGACAATTGACTTATCGTCATGTGAGTTTAGATCAAAATTTACAAAGTGAACTTGGGCTTATCTTCGAAAAACAGATAAACGAATTCATGAATTATGACGAGGAATTTTTATACGATGGTCGTTACAAAGTAGATGCTAACGAAGTATTATATATAGATGATTTTACTTTGCCTCAGGAAATATCCGATGTAATGGGAGGCCAGATTAAAATTGACGATCTTACTGCTAATGATTTGGAATTGGGAAAAGTGAAATCCCTATTCGGTATTAAATTGATTAGTTCGAAAGAATCTGTGATTGGGTTTCAAGGGTTAACAGGAAATAATGTGATAAGCCGTGATCGGTTAAATATTCTTCTTTCCGGGCGGACTTTTCAGAAAATAAATACTCCGGGAATAACATTAAACGATTTTGTGTCTGCTGTTTATAAAAAAGGGAGATTCTATTTTAAATCTTTTGTCGTTGCTAAGAGATTTATAGATTTAGATAGTTATTTGAAGGAAGCTTCCGATGAAGAAATCAAAGATTTTTTGAAAACTAGCCCTATTAATCTAGAGGACCCTACTCACTTTGAAGAAATCAAAGACGAATGGATAAGAAAGAAAATCTATTTAATCCATACGAGTAATATATTTGATGCTGTTCCGATAAAAGACATGAAGAAAAGAGCAAAACAAATCAATCTCGTTTTAAAGACCAACCTTGTCGGTGGTAAAGAAAAAATTGAATTTCCATCTGATAAAAAATCGCTAAAAGATTTATTAAGATTTTTAGACGATGATATTCTTGATTCACTTTTGACTGGCAAAATATACGTGGCTAATTCAAAGCGTGTCTTTAAATGA
- a CDS encoding TraY domain-containing protein has protein sequence MARVCQCKRSDRSKCGEAQARVAKQARSAAEAPKVRRCDRPYL, from the coding sequence ATGGCACGAGTTTGCCAATGCAAACGAAGTGACAGAAGCAAATGTGGCGAAGCCCAAGCGAGAGTTGCGAAGCAAGCTCGAAGCGCCGCGGAAGCACCGAAAGTTAGGCGATGCGACCGCCCCTACTTGTAG
- a CDS encoding type II toxin-antitoxin system RelE family toxin translates to MSAEYKIAETEQFQSKLKDRQFSHLQKKLTDYVYPILKKNPFFGPNIKKLKGEFDGLYRYRIGKYRLFYLIKDNELLVIFVDIDQRKDSYK, encoded by the coding sequence TTGTCCGCTGAATATAAAATAGCGGAGACCGAACAATTTCAAAGTAAACTCAAAGATCGTCAGTTTTCTCATCTTCAGAAGAAATTAACAGATTACGTCTATCCAATTCTAAAAAAGAATCCATTCTTTGGACCGAATATCAAAAAGCTGAAAGGGGAGTTTGACGGTCTTTATAGATATCGTATTGGTAAGTATCGCTTGTTTTATTTGATTAAAGACAACGAGCTATTAGTAATCTTTGTAGATATAGATCAGAGAAAAGATAGCTACAAGTAG
- a CDS encoding CopG family transcriptional regulator: MSKTITLRIEDPIYDIFKKAAEGERRTISNFVENAAIQYLTNEFYASDEEMDEILSDKQLISSLKKGLKEVAQGKYKVVR, encoded by the coding sequence ATGTCTAAGACAATTACATTGCGTATTGAAGATCCGATCTACGATATATTTAAGAAAGCCGCCGAAGGCGAAAGGCGTACTATTTCGAACTTTGTTGAAAATGCTGCCATTCAGTATCTTACAAATGAGTTTTATGCCTCAGATGAAGAGATGGATGAAATTCTTTCAGATAAACAGCTTATTTCATCCTTGAAAAAGGGACTGAAAGAAGTAGCTCAAGGAAAATATAAAGTTGTCCGCTGA
- a CDS encoding leucine-rich repeat domain-containing protein codes for MKHHFIDFLDRKGGYWKMVPNRDRYQYDITNIQEGDRKVSIIKYGKENKDWRKVFSFPNIEEVTLHEPDSEQLESLCKLQSLKRLRISFVKLKDLNFLSSVKKLEELVLEYTSGFSDLSPLSELQKLRSLHLENLRRVSDFSGLNGLKKLKYLYIDGTLDWSQPIDDFEFLAELQDLEVLAFGRILNKLPFPSLLPIVKLRKLKRIKIPSNILDVREFAFIEVCFPKVEGAIRSPFSKIAYSDIFLPKTDFRASLSDDDIRKYHPEVQIDYKGKRKIADPNSEWFEFLGKSAGRVKCNNPSSVEKCNEYAAKYESLKKEALAIIQKAR; via the coding sequence ATGAAACATCATTTTATAGATTTTCTAGATCGAAAGGGTGGATATTGGAAAATGGTTCCCAATAGGGATCGCTATCAATATGATATTACAAATATTCAAGAAGGAGATAGAAAGGTTTCAATAATCAAATATGGGAAAGAGAATAAAGATTGGAGAAAAGTCTTTTCATTTCCTAATATCGAAGAAGTAACGCTTCATGAGCCAGATAGCGAACAGTTGGAGTCACTTTGTAAGTTACAATCTTTAAAACGGTTACGAATTTCCTTTGTAAAGCTAAAAGATCTCAACTTCCTTTCCTCGGTTAAAAAATTAGAGGAGTTAGTTCTCGAATACACTTCTGGCTTTTCGGACTTATCGCCGCTTAGTGAACTTCAGAAATTAAGATCTTTGCACTTAGAAAATCTTCGACGAGTTTCGGATTTTTCCGGGCTCAATGGGTTGAAAAAGCTAAAATATTTATATATTGATGGAACATTGGATTGGTCACAACCAATAGATGATTTTGAATTTTTAGCAGAACTTCAGGATTTGGAAGTGTTGGCATTTGGACGTATACTAAATAAATTACCTTTCCCTTCGTTACTTCCGATTGTAAAATTAAGAAAATTAAAAAGGATTAAGATCCCGAGCAATATCTTAGATGTTAGAGAATTTGCATTTATCGAAGTATGCTTTCCGAAAGTAGAGGGTGCAATAAGATCACCTTTCTCTAAGATCGCTTATTCTGATATATTTCTTCCGAAGACTGATTTTAGAGCATCACTTTCCGACGATGATATTCGTAAATATCATCCGGAGGTTCAAATTGATTATAAAGGGAAAAGAAAAATCGCTGATCCCAACTCCGAATGGTTTGAATTTTTAGGTAAAAGCGCTGGGAGAGTTAAGTGTAATAATCCGTCGTCGGTTGAAAAATGTAATGAGTATGCTGCAAAATATGAATCTTTAAAAAAGGAAGCATTAGCCATTATCCAGAAAGCTCGATAG
- a CDS encoding tyrosine-type recombinase/integrase, whose amino-acid sequence MPKRIKIWKHWENGKCFSVISFSYDTELYQRIRKVLNSRWDNVQRVWKIPFSESFLSEFISDYGERIDADPEIILIPLKTELLRRNYSRKTLRSYFFYNRALLKSLGKNPYIVTESDLKSYLDRILYEKNLASNSIKSILQSLKFYYNIVIGKKYLKTYPYPKREKRIPESLSRSEVARMIESASNLKHRLLLRLCYGAGLRVSELVKLRGDDLDWERKSIRIRQGKGQKDRFTLLPTSCKNELLNILHKQGMRSWIFKGQIPNQNLSVRSAEKIFTMAKVKAGITKDVSIHDLRHAFAIHLLESGTSIKLIQRLLGHVSVKTTEIYARIVDPMVSKIKSPLDEL is encoded by the coding sequence ATGCCCAAACGAATCAAAATTTGGAAACACTGGGAGAATGGAAAATGTTTCTCGGTAATTTCGTTTTCGTATGACACGGAGTTATATCAAAGAATAAGAAAGGTCCTGAATTCTCGTTGGGATAATGTTCAAAGAGTCTGGAAAATTCCATTTTCCGAATCGTTTCTCTCCGAATTTATTTCGGATTATGGGGAGAGAATTGATGCTGATCCTGAAATTATATTAATCCCCCTTAAAACGGAACTACTAAGAAGAAACTACAGTAGGAAAACTTTAAGATCCTATTTTTTTTACAACAGGGCTTTATTAAAGTCCTTAGGCAAAAACCCATATATAGTAACCGAATCTGATTTAAAATCTTATCTGGACAGGATTTTATATGAGAAGAACTTAGCTTCCAATTCAATTAAATCCATTCTACAATCTTTAAAGTTTTATTATAATATCGTAATTGGTAAGAAATATTTAAAAACTTATCCATATCCAAAACGGGAGAAGCGAATTCCAGAATCTTTATCGAGATCCGAAGTTGCTAGAATGATTGAATCTGCGTCGAACCTTAAACATCGCCTTCTTCTTCGGCTTTGCTATGGGGCAGGCCTTCGTGTGAGTGAACTTGTGAAATTAAGAGGAGATGACTTAGATTGGGAGCGAAAGTCAATTCGTATCCGTCAAGGGAAAGGGCAAAAGGACCGATTCACTCTTCTTCCCACTAGTTGCAAAAATGAATTGTTGAATATACTACATAAGCAAGGAATGAGGTCTTGGATTTTTAAAGGCCAAATCCCTAACCAAAATCTAAGTGTCCGAAGCGCGGAAAAAATTTTCACTATGGCGAAGGTAAAAGCAGGAATCACTAAAGATGTCTCGATCCATGATCTTCGACATGCATTTGCGATCCACCTTCTGGAATCCGGAACTTCCATCAAGCTAATCCAAAGATTACTTGGCCACGTTTCCGTCAAAACCACTGAAATTTATGCTCGCATTGTCGACCCTATGGTTTCTAAGATAAAAAGTCCGCTGGATGAATTATGA